The Apus apus isolate bApuApu2 chromosome 4, bApuApu2.pri.cur, whole genome shotgun sequence genome contains the following window.
GGTAAAAGACAGATATAAAGACAGTTGAagaggtaaagcaaaagctacTTGcccaagcaaagcaaaaaaaggaattcCTTCACTGCTTTCCAttgcaggcaggtgttcagccatcctTAGGAGAGCAGAGCTCCATCACATGTAGTGGGTACTTGGGATGACAAACTATCACTCCAAATGTcccccctttcctccttctcccagctTTATATGTGAGCATTATGTTGTGTGGTCAGGGATATCCCTCTGACCAGCTGGTGTCAGCTGTcttggctgtgtcccctcccagcttcttgtgcacccccagcctatGCTCTGGTGCAGTGGTGTGAGAAGTAGAGAAGTGACTAAACACTGTTCAGGAATaacaaaaacatctctgcattatTAACACTCTGTTCAGCACAAATCTAAAACACACCCCCATACCAGCTACTATGAGGAAAataactctatcccagccaaaaccagcacaccaCCAAACAGCACAGGCACGAAGGATCTTGGAAAACAACATATGGGCTAGATTAtctggaactagataatctgAACGGGGAGAACAAAGCTCTTGGGAGGAAGCATGATGAAGTGTGTGGGAGCTGACTCGGTGTCCCCTTTTCTAGTGGCCTTGGCAAGACAAGTGAGGTAGAAGAAAGTGTCTGGTTCTAGCACCCACAAGCATCTCTTAACTTCTGGTTTGAATAtggcaaaaacatttttccacacATGAACTTTCAGTGGGTAGAAACAGCACCTCAGGGGGAGTTGTCAGATGCCAATCCAAAAGGCAAAGGCTGCTGTCTCTGAATAGGTTTAAAGTAAAGGCCTGAAGAGGTGGGGAGCAAGGGAATTATTAGTGTGGTTTAAAGCCCCCGCACTCCCCCTGAGTCCCCATGGAGTAAAATTCCAAGTCAAATCCATTACCTTGACTGCACGCCAGGAGCATCTGGAAGGGGGCTGGATGTTTGCTGTGCTCTGAGAACAACAAGATAGAGATACCAGCGTTATGAGTGGCTGGCAGGCACTTGCTCTCAGGTACGTGTCGGGGGATATGCCTCCTCTTAGCTGGCAGCTGCTGACTGCAGGGGAGAGGCGCTATCCTGCAGTGGTGCGATTTCTGGAAGGTGATTTGGAGAGGAGATCCTGGAGGATAATGCAACTCGGTGTTCTCTGGGTGTCTCCCCTGGTTCAACCTGGTGGGAACTGACCCGGGGGAAGCTCGTGGCGCTGCGGgagccctgcccaggctggcGGTGCCTTCACTGCTTCCCCCGGGGTGGGCGCCCAGGCAGGAGCCGCCTGGGAGCGAATCCTGTCGTGCGGGGAGCGGGCGGCAGCTGCGGGGAAagcctgctttcctctcctggCAAAAAGCCGCTGGTGCGCGGAGCGGTTCCCCCGCTGCCGACGCCGCTTACACCCGCAGGCTGACACGGAGGGCCCGGCTGGGGGCGGGAGGGGGAAGCGCTGCCTGCAGGGCGGCGGGTCCGGCGCTGCGCCAAGGGCGGCAGGGGGAGCTCTGCGGGCCGCGCCCCGCTCTgcccgcgggccgggccggtgCGGGGGCCATGGGCACCCGCCTGCGCTCCGCCGCGCTGTGCGGGGCAGCGCTGGCCGTGGCGGGCGGTGCGGCCGCTTGGGCCTGGGCCTGCCTGCGGAGgcgcgccccgccgcccgccgcccgccccgctttcgccgccgccgccgccgccgagcAGGTACCGGGGCCGCGCGGGGGCAGCGGGTGAGGCCGCTGGGCCGGGGACCGCCGCGGTGCCCGCTCGGCGCTGCTGGGGAGGCTGTGCTGCGAGCGGGCCCCTGGCCCCGCGCCGCTGCTGCGTGCCCGGGCGGCGCGGAGGGCCCGGACCGGGCCGGGGCGGTGCGAgggagcgggccgggccggggcggggcgggtgGCGGAGCCGGgggagcgggccgggccggggcggtgcgggggaGCCGGGcgagcgggccgggccggggcgcgTTCCTCCCCAGCCGTGTATTGCCTGGCCGGCCGGGTCGGCGGGTGTCCCCGGCATCAGCCCGCCGGCACCTCCTCCCGCTTCGCCCCCTCGGCTTTGGCGTTCTCTCCAGCCCCCTTGTTGAGCCTCcctttcccccagccctgccaggctctgcagaggccCTGGCTGAGCGTGCGGCCCCTCGCTTTGCAGGGTACGGGACACAGCAAGCAGATCCTGGTGCTGGGCCTGGATGGGGCCGGGAAGACCAGCGTGCTCCACTCCCTGGCGACTAACCAGGTCAAGCGCAGCATGGCTCCCACCGAGGGCTTCAATGCCATCTGCATCAACACCGAAGAGTCCCAGATGGAGTTCCTGGAGAGTGAGTGAACCTGTTTAAGTACACAACGTACAATAAGTTCCTGTCCTGGGTATCAGGTCCATATTTTAAAACCACTGTACTACTCCCTTTTGTCTGCTCTGATAGCATGAAGCTGTGATTATGCTGTCCTTGAGTATTCTATTTACCCACCCAACTTCTTGAACGAGATGATTCACTGGTGTAAGAAGAGATCTCTGTTCATTCAGCCCTGTCCTCCAGGGAGTTCAGCTCCCAGAGAGAAAAGGGTGACAAGCCTGGTTGTGTCAAGTCAGAGGTGTCCACAGTAACCTGTGTTGTGGTCCATAGCCACTGCATGTTGTCCAGCTTTTCCTTGGTGCTCATGCCTGGCAAAGGGCAAGAGCAGAAGAGGTATAAGgtgaaagaagagaggaagaagagaaaagctcTGTACACTTTTTGTTCAAAAGCCTCATAAGGGATGTTTTCTAGTCTAATGGCTTCTGAATATCTGTAGGTTTTCACTAAACTTTTATGTTTTCCTGAGCACTGATTTTTGGGTCTTGTCCATGCCTGCAGAGAGCATCTCCCGTGATGCTTTTGGGATGTCACAGTTGTGCTAGGGTGCAGAGACACTGAAGTTAGGTCAGCCCCTGGTACTGAGAGGCTGACATCCTAGCCTCATTGCTGCCTGCCTTCTGTGGACATGGAAGCTGCCCTTGGCTTCCTGCTGTTCTCCACTGTGTGTACCAGTGCTCAACTGGCTCACTTGGCAGCTAGCCCATCAACACCTCTGCACCTTTGTCAGCAGACCTAAAGGAGTTGTGCTGTTCCCAGGTAAGTCTTTGGGATGTGAGAATGAGGCCGCTAAAGCAGAGTTTATTTCCAGTTCTACTACCATAGGAGTGTCTGCAGTGTTGTAGTATCCAGAGATGCTTGTCGTCTGTGCCCCTCTCCTAATAGGTATGAGACTCCCATGTCTCCTACTGGGAGGTGCTTTGCATAGCTGAGCCCAGAGAAACCCACAGTAACTCTCCTCCTCCTTGGGGATGGCCTGGGCCCAGCGCTGTGCACCCCATGGCAGAACCTGCTGTTTCTGAGTCGTCCTTCCCTCTCTGGTCCAGGTTGGTAGTGACTGAGATGTGATGGCTGCGATCTGACCCATGGGAAATGAAATGTCTCAGGCCAGTTTCAGCCAGGTAAATCCGTGCATGGCTCTCTAATCTGGTTATTTATCCAGTCTGTACCATCGCCTAGTCCAGGGGTTAGCAGTCTGTGCTGTGATCACGTGGCATAAGATGATCAGCAGAcagaaaggtttttattttgctggctTAGACAGATAGAAAACTGTTCAATCTTTTTCTTTGTGCCATCATATAGATAAGGGGCTGGTATCTTGCCTCTGAAAGGGGTAGGAGCTCCTGGCTTCTGAGTTCCTTCTAgtttgggaaataaaaaaaatgttctctctgAGGTTGCTGACCCCTGGGTTATGCTATGCATGAATGCATTTAACAGAGGAAACAGTGGTGAGCCCCCAAAATGTCACAGTACAGAATCAGAGGCATCTGTGCCAAGTGTGATGTGTCTGTCAGTCACAGCCCTCAGGCTCCTTTCCACAGTGTCAGATTGCAGTTCTGCCTGTGGATATGCTGGGGCTCCTGAAGAAGACTCAGGCACAACCTAGAGGGAAATGTTGCTTCCCTTTCTACATTCTTGAAGCTGCTGAACCATTTTGACTTAAGTGAAAGCAAAATTGCTTTGAAACAGAGCGAAGTCACTTGAAGACAGTAAAAGATGGGTGACTAGCAAGTCAGTTTTGAAAAGAGCTCCTGGGTAAGGCAGGAGACAATTACAGGGAACTTTGAAAACTTGCTACGTTTGGGGGACTCACCCATGCCTCTGAGCACTTCAGGACTCTTGAGCGAATGGTTCTGCACTCTGCCTGTGAGAAGACTTGGAGAACTGAGAACACATCTGAAGTACTTAATATACCGTTGCTACTCCTGCTCCTATCAAACTTGGCAATCTACCCAACTCTTTGTCCTCAATGGAAACAGCAGTCTCAGGCAACTTGCTGCATATGGTTTCACCACAGAATTGTTACAAGACCTTATTTTGAAGGTGGACAGCTTTCCTTTATATCCCATCACCTAAGGATTGCGTAAAGTCTGAAGCaacttgatttttctctcttcctaaACACCTCTGGTTATTTGCAGTATGAAAGCTGTGCGTGTTTTGAACTAGCCCCTCGTGTCATACAAATCTGATGAGAGCCCTCTCCACCTCAGAGctaaatttcttcttttaaaattatcagcCTGCTGTGTCTTGAGATGGGCATATGGAGATAGGTTATAATGGGAACATTCTCACACGGTGTATATGGACACTGAGCATCTTTCAGCTCTCCCTACTAGCTTGAGAGCAAGAACCAACAAGGGAGGAAGCAACTGTAAAGAAACTGAATCCAGAATCCTCTCAAGAAGAGCTTAGAAtggaaagattttttatttccagagcaTTCATGTATGCCTGCATGGGACTTGACTGGGGAAAATAAAGCTATTTCCAGTCTCATACAGGGTAGCAAAAATGCTTCAAGTTTTTAACTTAAACACCTTGGGTTTTCATCCCAGGGCCTGCTGTCTGCACCTCTGGGAACGGTTCTGCTTGGATTGCTTGGTGAATCTTGTCCTGCTATCTTCTCTTCCAGTCGGGGGCAGTGAATCTCTGCGTTCCTACTGGAAGATGTACCTGCCCAAAGTGCTGTTGCTCATCTATGTCGTGGACTCAGCTGATCATGCCCGACTGCCTGTGGCGAAACAGCTGCTTCATCAGCTGATCCAGAACAACTCCACCCTGCCGGTGGTGGTTCTGGCCAACAAGCAGGTAAGAGTTACCTGCAGCTAACTGAACTTGGactgggagcagctctgaaaacagcaacaaagccTTTCAAAGGAGGCTTCATGCCTTTAAGGAGGCTATGTGGCTGGGAGCGGAGGGTCTTTCTGGGACACCTGTTGACCACAAAAGAAAATAGTCTGACCTGGAGTTTTGGAGCTGCAAGGTGCAGGTCCTGTGCTCGGAGATGGTGCAGTCAGAGCTGTGGGTGGAAATAGTGGTGAAAACTGCTGTAGAGCTGCAAAGTTTGAGAACTGCAAGGGACACCATAGTTAGACATGGAGTTAGGTTTGTGTTCTGAATGTTTGTCTAAAAGTACCACTTTACCtagcagcagctgcaaagtGAAGCACTGTTGTTTGCCTTCAGACTGGTTGATGACTcctaaagctgctgctgaagcatgAGAGAAGAGCATCTGTCCTCACAAGGCAGTGCTTTCTCCTAAGACCTTTGTGAAAGTGTCAGTGACTGGAGCTCTACCTGGAATAGAATTGGGCCTGTGGGACAGTTGGATAACAGAACAGCTTGGGGTTTTTAAGCCCTGATTTTCTTTTATGAGGGCTGTGTGCTTTGTTTACTCTATGTTGTTACCTCCTGAATTTCTAGTAACTTAGGCATGTTACTAGTAGTTGTCTATGTTACTCTTGAACAAAAGTGCAGGCTTTGGATTCATCAAACACAAATGCTACTGCTGATTCTCTAGGTCCCGGACTCAGAAGCGCTGGTGGCTTAGAAGGTGCACAGGGAAGGACTGTTGTATGTTTGCCCTGTTCTTGTGACTTGGTGCTGGGGTCTTGGACCAGCAAGACTTTTGTCTGCCTTGTGCAGATAGTCACACATTGTAATCAGAAACACTGGAATGACTGAAAACAGAACTGTACTCGTATTTCTTTGGGAATAAATTAGGTGAAggataaactttttttttttctcccctaaagCACTTTGGGGGAACCTAAACTTGATCTTACCGACAATACATAAGAATGGTGCCCCTAGGGCTTTGGAGACCCTTTCCTCCTTGGACAAAGGCAGTGGCAATGGTGCTGCCACCTCTTGCAACtaacaggtttgttttgttttttgcacaTCAGGACCTCGAAGGTGCATATTGCATCACTGATATTCACGATGCTCTGGCACTATCTGATATTGGGGACGAGAGGAAGATGTTCTTGATTGGTACCCATGTGGCAGAAGATGGCTCCGAGATCTCCTCCAGCATGAAGGATGCCAGGGAGCTCATAGCACAGCTGGTTCTGGAAACACAGTGACAGCTCTCTTCCTACAACGTGGTGTTTGCAGCTGAGGGAGATGAGGTGTTAGGGTATGGTCAGTTTGCCATATGGCAACTGAAACGTAGAGATACCTGTTCCTCGTGGGTGTGGAATTTCTCTGAAAGTGATGTGTAGTTGGTAAGAAAATCTAATTTATAGTggtttgaaaatacatttgaaaagtAGTCTATTTCTTAGTGTATTTGTAGGGGAAAATTAGTCTTGCCAGAGTTAAGGGGATATAGAGCTTAGATGGGCTGAGATGGCTTCTTGCCAGCAGGAATCAAGCTTGAACTTCAGCGGAACAAAGTTGTACGCAGTTAATTTCACTTGGCTCAATGTCTCAGGCTTAAACGGAAATACGTTTACTTCACAGGTTTTGCAGAACCCTGTTAACAGTGTTGTTCTGTTAAAAACCTCACTTCTTGACAGTGTCAGAAATGTAAACTCCAGCGACTAGTATTTTTCACAGTGATTTTCTATTGTTGCTATATTGGAGCTGTCTTTTAAGGGAGTAGCAAGTTAGTAAACTCTGGAATTTGGGTTGGTTAGTGCTTATTTAGTGGGtaagaatgagaaaataaaatgaggaagAGATTGTTTCTTTGCCTATGGTGCAAAACCAGAACAGTGTAATTTAAGGCAGTGACTAGAAGCATTTAATTTAACTTGGCACCAAAGGTGGGAGACTCCTCCACTAGGCTGAGCGGTTATTTCTGTTTAGTCCAGGTTGTCCTCAAGTGAGCACTTTTACATGTGAAAAATCTAGTTTTTGAAAGTGATTTCTGTAAGGGCAGGAGATGAGGAAGGCGAGTCGCTGATGAGCGTCACCCTCTTAATTATACTCCCAGAGCGTGATCCAGGAGCGTTTCTGTACAGGGCCCGTTTCGCAACTGCGTGTATTGTGTGAGGGTTTTACAGTTTTGTCATTTGGAAAGTATGCATAAAGCAGTTTTACCTCAACCTGTGGTCCGAGCGTCATTAACCCGAACAAAGAGGCCCCCAGGCCTTTCTTGGACAGAAACGAGGCCTTCCCTCCCGGCTGCCGAGGCCGGCTGCCCCCCCGGCCCGCCTCTGGCGGCCCCCGCGCACCTCCCGGGCCCTGCAGGCTCTGGCTTCGGGCGGGCAGCCGGCTTCTCGCTCTCCGGGGCCGCCGGAGCGGACGCGCCTCGGGAGCCGCGGTGCCCGGGGAGCCGGCGGCCGCCGTTGCCATAGCGACGGGAGCGCAGAGCATGGCGgcggccgggccgccccgcggTGCCCGGGGCTGCTGGAACCTGTGCTGCCGGGCGCCGAGCGCAGACCCTCCCGCCGCGGCTGCCCCgtgccccagcagccccctgcccacccgCGGCGGCTCGCCGGCGCTGCAGGACCGGCCCCGCAGCTCCGAGGGCCTGCTGGCCGAAGCGGTGGTGGCCAGTGGCGTGGCCGTTGCCACCATCGCCAAGACGGACTCCCTGAGGTCGCGGCTGCTCTCCTCGCAGTGTCGGTGTCACCACGTCTCTGgctttcctgcctccctgctaCCTACCCGCCCCCGCCCTTGACACTCGCGGCGTGCTCGGTACCGCGAGGGTCCCGGTTCGGTACAGCCGCTCCTCGCGGGGCTCGCAGGACCTGCCTTCGGAGCGGCTGAAGGCATTAGCGAgagggggctgcgggagccgggCGGGAGCCGCACGGCAGCAGTGCCCGCGGCGCTCGCCCCAGcggtgggtgctggtgggggaTGCGGTGCCAGGGGCGCTCCGTCCCGCAGCctgggggctgccagcagccctcGTCAGGcgcagctggggagaggaggggagaggagcacCTCTTGTGCAGGTGCGTGGCTGTGCGCCTGCAGCTGAGGGGTACCAGGCGAAGTACCGTGCAAGTAACTGCCAGGGAAGTCTGTCCCAAGGAGATGGAGAAGCTTCATCTGCCTTGTGATGATTTCACGCtgaagcacaggcagcacaggctgcaggtgtTACCAAGCTTTTAAATTCACCTCTTCTTGCCTTTGCAGTTCCTAGTTGCTCGTCTGCACGCTCACATGACAGGTAAGAAATCCTCCCAGCCCAGGGCCTCCTGGCTGAGTGTCCTGGCCGTGCCTCAGGTCTCTTGGGCAGGGCTCAGTTGGGGATTTACATGGAGCAATAAGTCTGTGTATCAGATGAGACTGTGATGAACACACAGAGGAAATGATGCCTAGTTTTGCCCATCCCCCTGCTTGTCATGACAAAACACATCCGACTGTCCTGGCCCTTCAAAGTGGAAGCTGTGACCCTTTGCTTTAGAAGGGATTGATCTCAAAGGGAGCTGATCCCCCTGAAGCAATGAGTCTGTGGGAGCTCAGGCGGTGGATGGGAGGTGTTTCTGTGTCTGCCTGCAGCAAGGCCTCTTTCCCTGCTGGGAAGCGTGACAAGGATCAAGATGCGTCCTGTGTGGGGATGCCTGTTCATAGCTTTTGTGGTTAGAGAAGAGTAGAAAgtaaccctttttttttgtaattggaaaaaaaaaaaaaaaaaagtcaggtgAGTTGAGGGACCCAATTTGGACCTATGTGTGATTTGTCCCTTGGCCTGGTTTTGATGCAAAGTCTCCACAGCAGTGTccaagccagcagtgtggcGCACTTTAGGCTAGGTTTGGCTGTGGTTATGTGGTGGATCTGTGCCAGGAGTGGAGGAAAAGCGACAAGCCTGCCTGCGGATAGAGGCTTCCAGCTTCCAGACTGGTCAGGGCTACATCTGCCTGGTATCCCCTTGCACTTCTGCATGGAAAAGCTTCTGGGGAGCCACTTGGGAATGAGCAGCTGAAGCTGGTTTTGGACTCCTGAAGTGACTGCTGCCTTCTTGAGCATGTCTCATCTTGAACTGGTGGGAGAGCCCCAGAGTCCCATGGGCAGCTAGTTCCCTCTGGGGGATCTCGGTGGTAGCCATGTTTGCCATGTTGTGACAAAACATTAGGCATGACAGAGAGATAGATCAGCAGGTGTCTTGCAGAGAGCATGTGGTGAGGATGCTTTAACAGCAGCCTGCCATTGCAAGGATCTCTGTGGTTCTGAGCTCACTAGCTTGTGTttgctggggctcagcagctCACTAGAGGTATCAGCCGCATCAGAAAAACCACAAGTGTGTCCCCAAAGTATGGACTGATTTCTGtcagcaaacatttttctctctgttggtgtccctgctcctctctaGGACTATGCTGCCTGATTGCCAGGTGATACTGAGCAGGAAAGCAATGCCCCAGGCTTTCACCTCCTATGCTTTTTTCATGGTGGGGCATCTCCACATCTGCCCATATTGTGTATTTGTTCGCTAGCTGGGGGCTGCACCTGCAGTCCCAGTGGGTGGGTGTGGGCTTGGTCTGTGATCTCAGGGAGTTCTACAACACACTTGTGGCACTGGAGtaatctcttccttctccttgtaCCCATGCTTACAAAGCACAAATGCTTCCCAGCCGCTATAATGTCAGGCCTGAAacacctgagcagcaggagcagacagCAATGTCTGATCTTCTTGAGAAGTTGTGGTCTGATGAATATtcagtaaaaacattttcagtgctgcttctaGGGCACAGACCATGTATATTCCTGTGTCTCTAGAGCATCTAAGACCTCTGTGCTaaacagactgaaataaaatgatAAGTAAAAAATAAGTCTTCACCTGTGCTCCTAAAGCCCCATGGAAATAGTACTGTCTCCGCTGTGACTTTTCGTAAACCACAAGAGTGTTCATAACAGCTGTTTGTGTTCATCTGGGCCCCTGTAGTCTGGGAGATCATCCATCTCCTACCTGCTAGGGTTATATGGCATCTTATTAAccagaaaagtattttatcaCTCTCTCTGTCATGTCCCCAAGGAACCCTGCAGTAAGGGCAGAATTGCAAACTGTGTCTCTGTAATCCAGGAGGTAGCACAAATATCCATGGGCTGGTGAGTTCACCAGAGTAAATGGATGGAGAGAGATCTCTTAAATGCACTCTAGCAACAGATGCCTCACGGAGGCACGGGGGTTCAAGAATGTGTTATGGCTTTCAGTACAGCAGTAGCTTCTTCATGCTTCATGGTTTAACTGTATATGTAATGGCACATTTGTTCTTTCCAGTAGTTTTGACAAGATAAAAAAACTTGCAGAACGCGAGAAAACAGCCAGTGCAAGTGAACCCAGGTAAGGAGGtgcccaggcagctctggctcAAGAAATGGGGACCTGGCCTCAGCTGATGCAGacctttttcctttgtcttgctATTGTTTTCCTCTCAAGAACAGAATGACTCCAACAAGAACAGATTGAGATGTTCAGTGTGTGAGGGGCTCTCTTCAATatgctttcttgttttcaatCCAAAAACTGGTCTTGCCTTTGCTGCCCCATCTGAGCTGGCCTGCTGAGATGTTGCAAGGTAGGATGGTGCTGTGGTGCAAGAAGACTGGACTCCATTGGAGTCACAGGCTGCTGTATCCTGGAGGACACAGTCCATCTTTAGGAACTGAATTGCTGTCTGCATTATGGGGTCAAGCTATGGCTTGTCAAGCTATGTCTTGACAAACAAAGGCAACAGTCTCTGGATAATGTCTCTTTTCCCCTGTCTGGGTGGGTGTCACTGTGCTCGAAAAAGGCTGCACAGACCCATCACAgtgctcttccctctcctgaaAACCCTGGTACCCTCTCCCACCATGGCCTCTCTCTCATTAGGAGATGAGCAACTGCACATTTGCTGTAGGCACAGGAGAGTAACCACTAACGTGCTGCAAAACCTCACCCACTTTCCACGGCACACCCTGACCctaacattattattatttttactgtcattCCTGTGGTATAGTTAGGTGGTAATGGTGAGGCAAGAAAAATGCAATCATGAAACTCCCCCAGGGGTTTCAGAGATGTAATGAAACAAGCCTTTCTGCACATCCACTGGTAACTGTAAAACCGGACTCATCACTTGAAggctattttctttttgagttGACAACAACCACGTGGACAGAGTTAGGAAATGCAGTGCCAGAGAAGGTGAGTGCTCCAGGGATGGCAGCGACACTGTACAGCTGTGGAAAGCCGTAGggactgtgtgtgtgtcccatCCTAGGCAGGGCAGGATAGCCCCAGCAAGTACATTTCACACTTGTGCATGTTTCTAAAATGTCACACCTTTGCTGTTCTTGCTAGGCTTGTGTGGGGAAACCAAGAGACCATCTGGACCCTCCCGCGGGGTGCTGTGACAGCTCGGCCATCCCCAAGAACAGTGGCACTGGCCAAGCCCAAAAAAGATTTTGGCAAGCACCGGTGCAGGTCAGTGATGCGGTAGCACATCTGGGGGAAGGAAACAGCTCAGATGGTGCTCTTTAATCAGGGGAATGTGCTCATTCCTAGGGGAAGGGGAGATGCCATCTCCTCTCGTGCCACCACTGCTCACAGGGAGCTCCATGCCACTGAGACACACTAGGCTGTACTGATGCTTGGAACAGGGGCTGTCTGTAGCAGGGAAGAAAGTGCTATGGGAGCACAG
Protein-coding sequences here:
- the ARL9 gene encoding ADP-ribosylation factor-like protein 9, which translates into the protein MGTRLRSAALCGAALAVAGGAAAWAWACLRRRAPPPAARPAFAAAAAAEQGTGHSKQILVLGLDGAGKTSVLHSLATNQVKRSMAPTEGFNAICINTEESQMEFLEIGGSESLRSYWKMYLPKVLLLIYVVDSADHARLPVAKQLLHQLIQNNSTLPVVVLANKQDLEGAYCITDIHDALALSDIGDERKMFLIGTHVAEDGSEISSSMKDARELIAQLVLETQ